A region from the Mucilaginibacter sp. CSA2-8R genome encodes:
- a CDS encoding LysR substrate-binding domain-containing protein, with protein sequence MELRQLRYFIKAKELLNFTEAAALLFISQSTLSQQIKQLEDELGTPLFNRVGKHIYLTEAGNLFYTYALQCVQKANDGYQVLKDLSNLETGDLMIGTTYGLRHILSPAIQAFHHQHPQITIQVIFGTSTELTDRLSKFELDFVLTFEEVTHNQNMKYQPLFSSELSLIACKGSPLAEKKTVTLQDIQNLPLALPARGFSTRKFVDEVFEKHHLSPRIILETNDIPTLLELVGTGYWNTILAQTTVSNQKNLVSIPIRSLKTLQQAAIVSLHDVYEKQAVKAFFEVLLHLDLNELH encoded by the coding sequence ATGGAACTTAGGCAGCTCCGGTATTTCATTAAAGCTAAAGAATTATTAAACTTTACGGAAGCGGCTGCACTGCTGTTTATCAGCCAGAGTACACTCTCGCAACAAATTAAACAGTTGGAAGACGAATTAGGTACGCCTCTGTTTAACAGGGTAGGGAAGCATATTTACTTGACCGAGGCCGGTAACCTGTTTTATACCTATGCCCTGCAGTGTGTACAAAAAGCTAATGATGGTTATCAGGTGCTTAAAGATTTAAGCAACCTGGAAACCGGGGATTTAATGATAGGCACTACCTATGGGTTAAGGCATATTTTGTCGCCTGCTATACAGGCTTTTCATCATCAGCATCCGCAAATTACTATTCAGGTGATATTTGGTACCTCGACAGAACTAACGGACAGGCTGTCGAAATTTGAGCTCGACTTTGTGTTAACTTTTGAAGAAGTGACGCATAACCAGAATATGAAATATCAGCCGCTGTTTAGCTCGGAGCTAAGTCTGATTGCCTGCAAAGGTTCGCCGCTGGCCGAAAAAAAGACAGTTACCTTGCAAGATATTCAAAACTTGCCGCTGGCACTGCCGGCACGGGGGTTTAGTACGCGCAAGTTTGTTGATGAAGTGTTTGAAAAACATCATCTTAGTCCCCGAATTATCCTGGAAACCAACGACATTCCTACCCTGCTTGAATTGGTGGGCACTGGTTACTGGAATACCATTTTGGCGCAAACTACCGTGAGTAACCAAAAAAACCTGGTGTCCATTCCTATCCGCTCACTCAAAACTTTGCAGCAGGCCGCTATTGTGTCATTACACGATGTTTATGAAAAGCAGGCCGTGAAAGCATTTTTTGAGGTATTGCTGCATTTGGATTTAAATGAATTGCACTAA
- a CDS encoding L-fucokinase, translating to MLKKLLTIPPSFKNFGDQYFSSENYFFCSDPASGKVGSGGGTANLLYEAFKSESTEDKIDDWFEKENRLIIHAGGQSRRAPAYAAVGKVFTPMPIFRWKRGQQINQALIDMQIPLYEEILNSAPKSLNHLVASGDVLIRTEGALPEIPEADVVCFGLWEQPEKASAFGVFFADKKSPKELAFTLQKPTPERLQELQPGHLFYIDIGIWLFSPKALKLLFDRCGWDEATQSFAGGVPSFYDMYTTFGQALGKQPTLVDEEINALTVAVVPLPKGEFYHFGTSAELIESTSKLQNLVKNQEEIWQNKIKPTPELFTQNAITQVELTSQNSQLWIENSYVGRQWELSQKHIITGAPENNWKLNLPAQTCLDFIPVGKGQQWVVRVYDFYSPQLPKRGVNAGHQFAAEDWFYEPAYQVFDQSELTEDNIQYLIDNPFSYVGSQRTLISAADLANEVNLFRQYAQRNAYLNQNMVALADNWKRSVFYQLDLKHAASIFKKNNLSLPAELPADAPLLTRLHDQMFRAEVLSGSNDEAKEAQAKIHEGRAFSLLGETIIETAKADLAEPVLDVMSDQIVWGRSPVRLDLAGGWTDTPPNCLINGGKVVNLAVELNGQPPLQVFIKPCEEFVITLRSIDLGVKEDITTFEQLNDYNTAVGSAFSIPKAALCLAGFNPEFSAVKYNTLAEQLEAFGSGIEISLLAAIPKGSGLGTSSILASTVLGTLSDFCNLKWDKYMICSRTLVLEQMLTTGGGWQDQYGGVFGGIKLLESKPGIIQEPTVRWAPDHLFADPTASSSILLYYTGITRMAKNILAEIVKGMFLNGNRYLRILEEMNHHAEKTFEAFQYGNLNNIALSIGKSWILNQRLDSGTNTPETQAIIDLIADHIISCKLLGAGGGGYMLIFAKDAEAAARVKATLNANPINKRARFVDWAVSPDGFKVSRS from the coding sequence ATGTTAAAGAAGTTACTTACCATTCCTCCCTCTTTTAAAAACTTTGGTGACCAGTATTTTTCCTCTGAAAATTACTTTTTTTGTTCAGATCCTGCCTCGGGTAAAGTGGGGTCTGGCGGTGGTACCGCTAATCTGCTTTACGAAGCTTTTAAAAGTGAAAGTACCGAAGATAAAATAGATGATTGGTTTGAAAAAGAAAACCGGCTTATAATACATGCAGGCGGCCAGAGCCGCAGAGCCCCGGCTTACGCAGCTGTAGGGAAGGTGTTTACACCTATGCCCATTTTTAGATGGAAACGTGGGCAGCAGATTAACCAGGCGCTCATAGATATGCAGATACCTCTTTACGAAGAGATACTGAACAGCGCACCAAAGAGCCTGAACCACCTGGTTGCCAGCGGCGACGTACTGATACGAACTGAGGGAGCGTTACCCGAAATTCCGGAAGCTGATGTGGTTTGCTTTGGATTGTGGGAGCAACCTGAAAAGGCCTCCGCATTTGGTGTTTTTTTTGCCGATAAAAAGTCGCCTAAAGAACTGGCTTTCACGTTGCAAAAGCCAACGCCCGAGCGTTTGCAGGAATTACAGCCGGGTCATTTGTTTTATATCGACATCGGTATCTGGCTGTTTAGCCCAAAAGCCTTAAAATTGTTATTCGATCGTTGCGGTTGGGACGAGGCTACCCAAAGCTTTGCCGGCGGTGTGCCATCATTTTACGATATGTACACCACATTTGGGCAGGCATTAGGTAAACAGCCAACATTGGTAGACGAGGAAATTAACGCGCTTACCGTAGCCGTGGTGCCATTGCCTAAAGGCGAATTTTACCATTTTGGTACCAGTGCCGAATTGATCGAATCTACCAGTAAGCTGCAAAACTTGGTAAAAAACCAGGAAGAGATATGGCAAAACAAAATAAAGCCAACGCCCGAGCTGTTTACGCAAAATGCAATTACCCAGGTAGAGCTAACTAGCCAAAACAGTCAGCTGTGGATTGAAAATAGTTACGTTGGCAGGCAGTGGGAATTGAGCCAGAAACATATAATTACAGGTGCACCCGAAAATAACTGGAAACTAAATTTACCTGCACAAACCTGTCTGGATTTTATCCCGGTAGGCAAGGGCCAGCAGTGGGTGGTAAGGGTATACGACTTTTACAGTCCGCAATTGCCTAAGCGCGGCGTAAATGCCGGCCATCAGTTTGCGGCTGAGGATTGGTTTTACGAACCGGCTTACCAGGTGTTTGATCAAAGCGAACTCACGGAAGACAACATCCAATACCTCATTGATAATCCATTTAGCTATGTAGGCAGCCAGCGTACGCTCATTAGTGCGGCCGATCTGGCCAATGAGGTTAATCTGTTCAGGCAATATGCTCAGCGCAATGCCTACCTTAATCAAAATATGGTGGCGCTGGCCGATAACTGGAAACGTTCTGTATTTTACCAGCTCGATTTAAAGCATGCAGCAAGTATTTTTAAAAAGAACAACTTATCACTCCCTGCTGAATTACCGGCCGATGCCCCGTTATTGACCCGCTTGCACGACCAAATGTTCAGGGCCGAGGTTTTATCGGGTTCGAACGACGAGGCTAAAGAGGCACAGGCAAAAATACACGAGGGTAGGGCGTTTAGCTTATTAGGAGAAACCATTATAGAAACTGCTAAAGCTGACCTGGCCGAACCAGTGTTGGACGTCATGTCTGACCAGATTGTGTGGGGCCGTAGCCCGGTTAGGCTCGATTTGGCCGGAGGCTGGACCGATACGCCGCCTAACTGCCTCATTAATGGCGGTAAAGTGGTAAACCTGGCTGTTGAACTGAATGGGCAGCCACCATTACAGGTATTTATTAAACCTTGCGAAGAGTTTGTAATAACACTGCGCTCCATTGATTTAGGTGTAAAAGAAGATATTACAACTTTTGAGCAACTGAACGATTATAACACGGCCGTAGGTTCTGCTTTCAGTATACCTAAAGCGGCTTTGTGTTTGGCCGGATTTAATCCTGAGTTTTCGGCGGTGAAATACAATACGCTGGCCGAACAGTTAGAGGCATTTGGCTCGGGTATCGAGATATCCTTACTGGCTGCTATCCCTAAAGGTTCGGGCTTGGGCACCAGTTCCATTTTAGCCAGCACCGTTTTGGGTACATTAAGCGATTTCTGTAATTTAAAGTGGGATAAATATATGATTTGCTCGCGCACCTTAGTGCTTGAGCAAATGCTGACTACCGGCGGGGGGTGGCAAGATCAGTACGGCGGAGTTTTTGGCGGTATAAAACTGCTCGAAAGCAAGCCGGGCATCATCCAGGAACCGACGGTACGCTGGGCGCCCGACCACCTATTTGCTGATCCTACTGCTTCATCATCTATACTGCTTTATTATACAGGCATTACGCGCATGGCTAAAAATATCTTGGCCGAAATTGTAAAGGGTATGTTTTTAAATGGCAACCGTTACTTGCGCATCTTAGAAGAGATGAATCATCATGCCGAAAAAACATTCGAAGCATTTCAGTATGGTAATCTCAATAACATAGCACTGTCTATCGGCAAAAGCTGGATACTTAACCAACGTTTAGACAGTGGTACCAATACGCCAGAGACGCAGGCTATCATTGATCTGATTGCCGATCATATTATTAGCTGTAAACTTTTAGGTGCAGGTGGCGGTGGTTACATGCTTATTTTTGCTAAAGATGCCGAAGCAGCCGCACGCGTAAAAGCCACCCTGAATGCTAATCCCATCAATAAGCGGGCTCGTTTTGTAGATTGGGCAGTGTCGCCGGATGGTTTTAAAGTTTCCAGGAGTTAA
- the dnaJ gene encoding molecular chaperone DnaJ, which yields MAKRDYYDILGVSKGASEDEIKKAYRKMAIKYHPDKNPGDKAAEESFKEAAEAYEVLSKPDKRQRYDQFGHAANAQSASGGGYGGGAGMNMEDIFSQFGDIFGGGSPFEGFFGGGGGGRQQGGGGRRVARGTNLRIKVRLTLEEIANGVEKKIKVNKQVVCNTCDGTGAKDKSSFQTCKTCGGSGAVRRVTNTILGQMQTTSTCPTCNGEGSTITSKCNVCHGDGVVRGEETISINIPAGVSEGMQLSMGGKGNAAPRGGVPGDLIILIEEVPHETLKRDGNNVIYDLHVNFVDAALGTSVEVPTIDGKAKIKIDAGTQGGRILRLKGKGVPEVNSYHRGDQLIHINIWTPKALSREERDLLEKLQNSPNFKPNPGKNEKSFFERMKEYFE from the coding sequence ATGGCAAAGAGAGATTATTACGATATACTGGGTGTATCTAAAGGAGCCAGCGAGGATGAAATTAAAAAAGCATACCGCAAAATGGCGATTAAATATCACCCTGATAAAAACCCGGGCGATAAAGCGGCTGAAGAATCATTTAAAGAGGCCGCCGAAGCTTATGAGGTTTTAAGCAAGCCAGACAAGCGTCAGCGTTACGACCAGTTTGGCCATGCTGCCAATGCACAGTCGGCCAGTGGCGGTGGTTACGGTGGTGGTGCCGGCATGAATATGGAAGACATATTTAGCCAGTTTGGTGACATTTTTGGTGGTGGCAGTCCGTTCGAAGGCTTTTTTGGCGGCGGTGGTGGCGGCAGGCAGCAAGGCGGTGGTGGCCGGCGGGTAGCACGTGGTACCAACCTGCGTATCAAAGTGCGTTTAACCCTTGAAGAAATAGCCAACGGTGTTGAAAAGAAAATAAAAGTAAATAAACAGGTAGTTTGTAACACCTGTGATGGTACTGGTGCTAAAGATAAATCATCTTTCCAAACCTGTAAAACCTGTGGCGGCTCGGGCGCCGTGCGCCGGGTGACCAATACCATTTTGGGCCAGATGCAAACCACCAGTACTTGCCCTACCTGTAATGGCGAAGGCAGTACCATCACCTCAAAATGTAATGTTTGCCATGGTGACGGCGTAGTTAGAGGTGAAGAAACTATCAGCATTAATATACCTGCCGGTGTAAGCGAAGGCATGCAATTAAGCATGGGCGGCAAAGGTAACGCGGCGCCACGTGGTGGTGTACCCGGCGATTTAATTATTTTAATTGAAGAGGTACCACACGAAACGCTAAAGCGAGACGGCAACAACGTAATTTACGATTTGCATGTAAACTTTGTAGATGCAGCCTTGGGTACCAGTGTTGAAGTGCCTACTATTGATGGTAAAGCCAAAATTAAAATTGACGCCGGTACTCAGGGCGGACGTATTTTGCGCTTAAAAGGTAAAGGTGTGCCAGAGGTAAACTCTTATCACCGTGGCGACCAGCTGATTCACATCAACATTTGGACACCAAAAGCACTGAGCCGAGAAGAGCGCGACCTGCTGGAGAAACTACAAAATTCTCCTAACTTTAAACCCAATCCGGGCAAAAACGAAAAAAGCTTTTTTGAACGGATGAAAGAATATTTTGAGTAA
- a CDS encoding nucleotide exchange factor GrpE, producing MNFKDMFNKNKKQDEPTTEDLNNVNTENTQPEELAENPLADELNVNNSDAAAEPSAEVKLKEDLALANDKYLRLYAEFDNYKRRTTKERVELLQTAGKEVIVSMLPVIDDFERAVKAMENATDINAVKEGVLLVQSKFKNILTQKGLKEMEAKGTAFDADIHEAITNIPAPTDDLKGKVVDELEKGYYLNEKVVRFAKVVVGA from the coding sequence ATGAACTTTAAAGACATGTTTAACAAAAATAAGAAGCAGGACGAACCTACTACTGAAGATTTAAACAACGTGAATACCGAAAACACCCAACCCGAAGAACTGGCTGAAAACCCTTTGGCCGACGAGCTTAATGTAAATAACAGCGACGCTGCCGCAGAGCCTTCTGCCGAAGTTAAACTAAAAGAAGACCTGGCGCTTGCTAATGATAAATACCTGCGTTTATACGCTGAATTTGACAACTACAAACGCCGTACTACCAAAGAGCGTGTAGAACTGTTGCAAACTGCCGGCAAGGAAGTCATTGTTTCTATGCTGCCTGTAATTGACGATTTTGAGCGCGCCGTGAAAGCCATGGAAAATGCTACTGACATTAATGCTGTAAAAGAGGGCGTGTTGCTGGTACAATCTAAATTTAAAAACATCCTGACTCAAAAAGGCCTGAAAGAAATGGAAGCTAAGGGCACTGCCTTTGATGCCGATATTCATGAGGCTATTACTAACATACCGGCCCCAACCGACGACCTTAAAGGCAAAGTTGTTGACGAGTTAGAAAAAGGTTATTACCTGAACGAAAAAGTGGTTCGGTTTGCCAAGGTTGTAGTAGGTGCTTAA
- a CDS encoding ATP-binding cassette domain-containing protein, whose translation MIGNSVIKLQNVDIYQQKHLVLQDVNLHIDKGDFVWLIGQTGSGKSSLLKVIYGDISIATGDGHAGGYDLKKLAGRDVPYLRRKLGIVFQDFQLLTDRTIEQNLQFVMKATGWKDKALIAERIRDVLDKVGLRSKIKKMPHEISGGEQQRVVIARALLNDPEIILADEPTGNLDPDTSEEIVMLLKQISQSGTAVLIATHDYHIIRTFPSRIIKCESGKVLEDVQIN comes from the coding sequence ATGATTGGAAACTCCGTTATAAAACTGCAAAACGTTGATATTTATCAGCAAAAACACCTGGTACTTCAAGACGTTAACCTGCACATTGATAAAGGCGATTTTGTATGGTTAATTGGCCAAACCGGTTCAGGTAAAAGCAGCTTGTTAAAGGTAATATACGGTGATATCAGCATTGCTACCGGCGATGGCCATGCAGGCGGTTATGATTTGAAAAAACTGGCTGGTCGGGACGTGCCTTATCTTCGTCGTAAACTGGGTATTGTTTTTCAGGACTTTCAATTATTAACCGACCGCACCATTGAGCAAAACCTGCAGTTTGTAATGAAGGCCACCGGCTGGAAAGACAAAGCCCTAATTGCCGAACGCATCCGCGATGTGCTGGATAAAGTAGGCCTACGCTCTAAGATCAAAAAAATGCCTCACGAAATTTCGGGTGGTGAGCAGCAGCGGGTGGTTATAGCACGGGCTTTACTAAACGACCCCGAAATTATTTTGGCCGACGAACCCACCGGTAACCTCGACCCTGATACTTCTGAAGAAATTGTGATGTTGTTAAAGCAAATCAGCCAGTCGGGCACTGCTGTATTGATTGCCACGCACGATTATCATATCATTCGCACTTTTCCATCCCGTATTATTAAATGCGAGTCGGGCAAGGTGTTAGAGGATGTACAGATTAACTAA
- a CDS encoding fructose-6-phosphate aldolase produces the protein MYIIKVKGVAKIPDYVQLRDDKFTLLAYFRVDRPEKSLDKVGLGDRADYIMNLIKDLPFGEIMKLEL, from the coding sequence ATGTATATCATCAAAGTAAAAGGCGTTGCCAAAATACCCGACTACGTGCAACTGCGTGATGACAAGTTTACGCTGTTGGCCTATTTCAGGGTTGACCGTCCGGAAAAATCACTGGACAAGGTAGGGCTTGGCGACCGGGCCGATTACATTATGAATTTGATCAAAGATCTGCCTTTTGGCGAGATCATGAAACTTGAACTGTAG
- a CDS encoding acyl-CoA reductase yields the protein MSIFNKSYLIQILTELGRRLAEPDVQLQELAATEQHLNPWFTPQNVQQAINATALSLNEIQLGQWLSAYTLTEHEPKKVGLILAGNLPLVGFHDVLCVLVSGNIAQIKASSQDARLIKYVLQVLTSIEPAFKERYQFVERLAGFDAIIATGSNNTSRYFEYYFSKVPHIIRKNRNSVALLTGQESKEQLYNLGKDIFDYYGLGCRNVSKMLVPQGYDFVPFFEAIEPHYTIAQHHKYHNNYDYNKAIYLVNRDKHFDNGFLLLKEDSRLASPLAVIFYEEYTDLTAAQQTLTELKDQIQCIVSAAPIQTGNQVVNFGQSQQPALWDYADGIDTLQFLLNL from the coding sequence ATGTCAATTTTCAATAAATCATATTTAATCCAAATATTAACCGAGTTAGGCCGCAGGTTGGCTGAGCCAGATGTACAGTTGCAGGAGTTAGCAGCTACCGAACAGCATTTAAACCCATGGTTCACGCCTCAAAACGTGCAACAGGCCATTAATGCTACAGCCTTATCACTTAACGAAATTCAGTTAGGGCAATGGTTGTCGGCTTACACCTTAACCGAACATGAGCCTAAAAAGGTGGGCCTCATCCTAGCCGGCAATTTACCGCTGGTTGGCTTTCATGATGTGCTTTGCGTATTGGTTAGCGGCAACATCGCCCAAATTAAAGCCTCGTCGCAAGATGCACGCTTAATTAAATACGTGCTGCAGGTGCTTACCAGTATTGAGCCTGCTTTTAAAGAGCGCTATCAGTTTGTAGAGCGCCTTGCAGGTTTTGATGCCATCATTGCTACCGGCAGTAACAATACTTCCAGATATTTTGAGTATTACTTTAGCAAGGTACCACACATTATTCGTAAAAACCGTAACAGCGTGGCGTTGCTCACCGGACAGGAAAGTAAAGAGCAGCTGTACAACTTAGGTAAAGATATTTTTGATTATTACGGCTTGGGCTGCCGCAACGTATCTAAAATGCTGGTACCCCAAGGGTATGATTTTGTGCCGTTTTTTGAGGCCATTGAGCCTCACTACACTATTGCTCAGCATCACAAATATCATAACAACTACGACTATAACAAGGCCATTTACCTCGTAAACCGTGATAAACACTTTGACAATGGCTTTTTGCTGCTTAAAGAAGATAGCCGCTTAGCCTCTCCCCTGGCTGTAATTTTTTACGAAGAATATACCGATTTGACTGCCGCCCAACAAACACTGACTGAGTTGAAAGACCAGATACAGTGCATAGTAAGTGCTGCTCCGATACAAACCGGTAACCAGGTGGTGAATTTTGGGCAAAGCCAGCAGCCTGCTTTGTGGGACTATGCCGACGGAATAGATACACTGCAATTCTTGCTGAATCTTTAA
- a CDS encoding 4Fe-4S dicluster domain-containing protein: protein MAIVITDECINCGACEPECPNNAIYDAGAAWRFSDGTELKGVIDFGDGNTLNADESQAAISDDIYYIVPDKCTECVGFHDEPQCAAVCPVDCCVDDENVRETEEELLAKKQWLHMEG, encoded by the coding sequence ATGGCAATTGTAATCACAGACGAATGTATAAACTGCGGAGCATGTGAGCCGGAATGCCCAAATAATGCAATTTATGATGCCGGCGCTGCATGGCGTTTTTCGGATGGTACTGAATTAAAGGGTGTTATTGATTTTGGCGATGGTAATACACTGAATGCTGACGAGTCTCAGGCTGCTATTTCGGACGACATTTATTACATCGTTCCGGACAAATGTACCGAATGTGTAGGTTTTCATGACGAGCCTCAGTGTGCTGCGGTTTGTCCGGTTGATTGTTGTGTAGACGACGAAAACGTTCGCGAAACTGAAGAAGAGCTGTTGGCTAAAAAGCAATGGCTGCATATGGAAGGTTAG
- a CDS encoding C40 family peptidase → MEYGISKIAIIPVRAEGSERSEMVSQLLFGETYAVTEQQEKWVKIITSFDAYEGWISRVQFTALSTDDYQKLQQEKPVLTTKALTTVTKQKDGSTLYLPAGCTLPFFADNSCKINSDVFTIADLDKTSSDLMVTAKSYLNSPYLWGGRTHFGIDCSGFAQTVYKQYGINLKRDASQQVEQGKVVDFLQGAKAGDLAFFDNEEGRIVHVGIMLNNEQIIHASGRVKIDTIDDQGIYSEEFRKHTHKLRIIKRMV, encoded by the coding sequence ATGGAATACGGTATCAGTAAAATCGCTATCATCCCGGTACGGGCCGAAGGCAGTGAGCGCAGCGAAATGGTGTCGCAGCTGTTGTTTGGCGAAACTTATGCCGTAACCGAACAGCAGGAAAAGTGGGTAAAAATTATTACATCATTTGATGCTTACGAGGGCTGGATAAGCCGTGTGCAGTTTACTGCGTTAAGTACCGATGATTACCAAAAACTGCAACAGGAAAAGCCTGTACTTACCACAAAAGCGCTAACCACGGTTACTAAACAAAAAGATGGCAGTACGCTATACCTCCCCGCTGGCTGTACATTGCCTTTTTTTGCTGATAACAGTTGCAAGATAAATAGTGATGTGTTTACTATCGCTGACCTTGATAAAACCAGCAGCGACCTGATGGTGACGGCAAAAAGTTACCTCAATTCACCATACTTGTGGGGTGGCCGTACGCATTTCGGCATTGACTGTTCGGGTTTTGCGCAAACGGTGTATAAACAGTATGGCATTAATTTGAAACGGGATGCCAGCCAGCAGGTAGAGCAAGGTAAGGTTGTCGATTTTTTACAAGGCGCAAAGGCGGGCGACCTGGCTTTTTTTGATAACGAGGAAGGGCGTATTGTTCATGTGGGAATTATGCTGAATAATGAGCAGATTATCCATGCCTCGGGACGGGTAAAAATTGATACTATTGACGATCAGGGCATATACTCAGAAGAATTCCGGAAGCATACGCATAAACTGCGCATCATCAAACGTATGGTTTAA
- a CDS encoding WD40 repeat domain-containing protein yields the protein MKVEKAFELTGHGNPIFALELSQKPGILFSAGNDKGLVEWSLGQQAFIKVMFPVAASVYAIHCPEDYPLMFAGMRNGQVLVFDFIQQKIVATLRQHVKPIFDIKSVKHKSELLVASEDGTVSVWSLDSLDLLHTIQVSSDTVRVITISSETNQVAFACRDNTIQVYQLSDYTRLYTLNDHTMAVFALQYSPDGKYLLSGGRDAQIKVWNATQGELVQSIPAHMFAVNHLSFHPTQPYFASASMDKSIKIWGADDFKLYKVISREKGMPGHMLSVNKLAWNGNQLLSTGDDKRIIAWNIDFS from the coding sequence ATGAAAGTAGAAAAAGCATTTGAACTGACCGGGCATGGTAACCCGATATTTGCGCTGGAGCTATCTCAAAAGCCGGGCATTTTGTTTAGTGCCGGTAATGATAAAGGCCTGGTGGAGTGGAGTCTGGGCCAGCAAGCTTTTATAAAAGTGATGTTTCCGGTTGCGGCATCTGTTTACGCAATACACTGTCCCGAAGACTACCCTTTGATGTTTGCTGGCATGCGGAACGGGCAGGTGCTGGTGTTTGATTTTATTCAGCAAAAAATTGTAGCTACGTTGCGTCAGCATGTTAAGCCTATTTTCGATATCAAATCAGTGAAGCATAAAAGTGAATTACTGGTAGCGTCGGAAGATGGTACGGTGAGCGTTTGGAGCCTGGATTCTTTGGATTTATTGCACACCATTCAGGTATCTTCTGACACGGTACGGGTCATCACCATATCCTCTGAAACTAATCAGGTAGCCTTTGCCTGTCGGGATAATACTATCCAAGTTTATCAACTCAGTGACTACACACGTTTGTATACCTTGAACGACCATACTATGGCCGTGTTTGCCCTGCAGTACTCGCCGGATGGTAAATACCTGCTCTCGGGCGGGCGGGATGCGCAAATAAAAGTGTGGAATGCTACGCAAGGTGAATTGGTGCAAAGTATCCCGGCGCACATGTTTGCCGTTAATCATCTCTCGTTCCACCCCACACAACCGTACTTTGCGTCGGCCAGTATGGATAAGAGCATCAAGATTTGGGGGGCAGACGATTTTAAGTTGTACAAAGTCATTAGCCGCGAAAAGGGCATGCCTGGACATATGCTTTCTGTAAACAAACTGGCCTGGAACGGCAACCAGTTACTATCTACCGGCGACGATAAACGCATCATCGCCTGGAATATAGATTTTTCCTAA
- the hisIE gene encoding bifunctional phosphoribosyl-AMP cyclohydrolase/phosphoribosyl-ATP diphosphatase HisIE has product MQIDFSKSPDGLVPVVVQDNQTLEVLMLGYMNQEAYDKTIAENVVTFYSRSKNRLWTKGETSNNFLHVVSTHIDCDNDTILIKSRPDGPTCHTGARSCFETAYNQNFILKLENIIADRYQNPVEGSYVNKLRNKGLNKIAQKVGEEGVETVIAALAETETDLINEASDLVFHLLVLLREKGLNLETIAKNLEKRHSPSPPTP; this is encoded by the coding sequence ATGCAAATAGATTTTAGCAAATCACCTGATGGTTTAGTACCGGTGGTAGTTCAGGACAACCAAACACTGGAAGTGTTGATGTTAGGGTACATGAACCAGGAGGCGTACGATAAAACCATTGCGGAAAATGTAGTAACGTTTTACTCCAGGTCGAAAAACCGTTTATGGACTAAAGGCGAAACCAGCAACAACTTTTTGCATGTAGTAAGCACGCATATTGATTGCGATAACGACACTATTTTAATCAAATCGCGCCCTGATGGCCCGACTTGCCACACTGGTGCGCGCAGCTGTTTTGAAACGGCCTACAACCAAAACTTTATCCTGAAGTTGGAGAATATCATTGCCGACCGGTATCAAAACCCGGTAGAAGGGTCGTACGTCAACAAACTCCGTAACAAAGGCTTAAACAAGATAGCCCAAAAGGTAGGCGAAGAAGGTGTAGAAACCGTGATAGCCGCACTGGCCGAAACAGAAACCGACTTAATTAACGAAGCCTCAGACCTGGTTTTCCATTTACTGGTGCTGTTACGCGAGAAGGGCCTCAATTTAGAAACTATTGCTAAAAATCTGGAAAAAAGGCATAGCCCAAGCCCCCCAACCCCCTAA